One Desulfolucanica intricata genomic region harbors:
- a CDS encoding Crp/Fnr family transcriptional regulator, whose product MSDNIQYLQKVPLFGELSRAQLEEINRIVLEREYKKGRIIFVEDEPGEAIYFLKKGLIKLSKQVEDGREHILHLVYPGDIFAEVVIFDSGNYPATAEVLEDANVGLIRNKDMDQVISKHPDTALAMLKIMSRRLREAQSKVMNLALNDTSRRLAVLLLGLAEERGIKKKDGSVIIPLQLTNQDLANLIGTSRETVNRTLNSFKRSGALTIDRQQIILYNRDKLKALL is encoded by the coding sequence TTGTCTGACAACATACAATATTTACAAAAGGTTCCCCTTTTCGGGGAGCTTAGCAGAGCACAATTGGAGGAAATAAACAGGATCGTTCTTGAACGGGAATATAAAAAGGGGAGAATTATTTTCGTAGAAGATGAGCCCGGGGAAGCAATATATTTTTTAAAAAAGGGGTTAATAAAATTATCCAAGCAGGTGGAAGACGGGCGAGAGCATATTTTACACCTGGTTTATCCCGGTGATATTTTTGCGGAAGTAGTGATTTTTGACAGCGGAAACTACCCCGCCACAGCAGAAGTTTTGGAGGATGCAAATGTAGGCCTAATTCGTAATAAGGATATGGATCAGGTCATTTCAAAACACCCTGATACAGCTCTTGCTATGTTAAAAATTATGTCCCGCCGTCTCAGAGAAGCCCAGTCCAAAGTCATGAATTTAGCTTTAAACGATACTTCCAGAAGACTGGCTGTATTACTTCTGGGGTTAGCAGAAGAACGCGGCATAAAGAAAAAAGATGGATCAGTGATAATACCTTTGCAACTAACAAACCAGGACCTGGCAAATCTGATAGGCACTTCCAGAGAAACGGTAAACAGAACTTTAAATAGCTTTAAACGTAGTGGTGCCTTAACAATTGACCGTCAACAAATAATATTATACAATCGGGATAAACTTAAGGCGCTATTATAG
- a CDS encoding cation diffusion facilitator family transporter, translating into MDAASYKAVWIALFANFAIFLTKAMAAWLGNSAAMFSEALHSLSDLVNSIFLLIGMKLASRPADLEHPFSYGKEVYFWSFIASVFMFGVTSMGSLTRGYHQVVNPHPIASVELITIALTLAMLFEIYAANLIITFY; encoded by the coding sequence GTGGACGCAGCTAGTTATAAAGCTGTATGGATTGCTCTTTTTGCAAATTTTGCAATATTTTTAACGAAGGCAATGGCAGCTTGGCTTGGTAACAGTGCGGCTATGTTTTCAGAGGCGTTACACTCATTATCAGATTTAGTAAACAGTATCTTTTTACTTATAGGGATGAAGCTTGCCTCTAGGCCGGCCGACTTAGAACACCCTTTTAGTTATGGTAAAGAGGTATACTTTTGGTCCTTTATTGCATCAGTGTTCATGTTTGGTGTCACCAGTATGGGATCACTGACCAGAGGATACCACCAGGTAGTTAACCCTCACCCCATAGCTTCCGTAGAGCTTATAACCATTGCACTGACCCTGGCTATGTTATTTGAAATCTATGCTGCAAATTTAATAATAACTTTTTACTGA
- the htpX gene encoding zinc metalloprotease HtpX, protein MNTLKALTLMGALTVLLVLMGNAIGGQAGAMIFFLIAMAMNFFSYFYSDKLAIKMTRSYPVSEAEAPELYAIVRRLSERANIPMPKLYVTPSDQPNAFATGRNPSHSAVAVTEGIMRLLNRSEVEGVLAHELAHIKNRDVLIGTIAAALAGAISMMANAFQWAAIFGMGRDDDEEGGGLVGGLIMAIIAPIAAMIIQMAISRSREYMADATGARIAGSPEGLANALLKLESGAHRIPMQVNPATSHLFIVNPLSGASIAKLFSTHPPIQDRVERLRHMR, encoded by the coding sequence ATGAACACACTAAAAGCCTTGACTTTAATGGGCGCACTTACTGTTTTACTGGTATTAATGGGTAATGCCATTGGCGGTCAGGCCGGTGCAATGATATTTTTCCTCATCGCTATGGCCATGAACTTCTTTAGTTACTTTTACAGCGATAAGCTGGCTATTAAAATGACCCGCTCGTATCCTGTTTCCGAAGCGGAGGCTCCTGAGCTTTACGCTATAGTCAGAAGGCTGTCTGAGCGTGCAAACATTCCCATGCCCAAGCTCTATGTTACACCGTCGGACCAGCCAAATGCCTTTGCCACCGGGCGTAACCCCTCGCATTCAGCAGTAGCCGTTACAGAGGGTATAATGCGCCTGTTAAATCGCTCCGAAGTTGAAGGTGTACTGGCTCACGAGCTGGCACATATTAAAAACAGAGACGTTTTAATCGGAACCATCGCAGCTGCTTTGGCCGGTGCCATTTCTATGATGGCAAATGCTTTTCAGTGGGCAGCGATATTTGGAATGGGAAGAGATGATGATGAAGAGGGGGGCGGCCTGGTTGGAGGTCTAATCATGGCCATTATTGCTCCCATAGCCGCCATGATTATTCAGATGGCCATCTCCCGCTCAAGAGAATATATGGCTGATGCCACCGGTGCACGTATTGCCGGTTCACCGGAGGGGTTGGCCAATGCTTTGTTAAAGTTGGAATCAGGGGCACACCGCATTCCTATGCAAGTCAACCCTGCCACTTCTCACTTGTTCATAGTAAACCCGCTTTCCGGTGCTTCTATAGCAAAACTGTTCAGCACCCACCCGCCAATTCAAGATAGGGTGGAAAGACTAAGACATATGCGGTAA
- a CDS encoding sporulation protein translates to MFKRMMASLGVGSAKVDLVLDNDHCRIGEAITGKVMVKGGNVDQDIHNIDFDLVMKFNIKGKEFTKIVDTIRVVRNFSIRAKETRALPFEHQLPFHYPISKGSVSYYLNTKMDIARAVDTGDTDKLVILPGRDMELIMKALESLGFREKIGSGKIGKYGQEFEYYPSAYFENTIKELEIKFYKDEHNLKMFLELELTGGYFKHGTEHHTEFTLPSGLLAEGSVEKTARYIEEFLENELNYAAQEGPIRVPSYQNYHHHRQHGHGGFGFGGFMGGIVTGMLGAAMLDSLFNEENEAGDEIASNEELDAGGGEEDGGGLLDFGDFGDFGDFGDDIF, encoded by the coding sequence ATGTTTAAAAGGATGATGGCCAGTTTAGGTGTTGGCTCGGCTAAAGTTGATTTGGTATTGGACAATGACCACTGTCGTATCGGTGAAGCAATCACCGGTAAAGTAATGGTGAAAGGGGGTAATGTTGACCAGGATATTCATAACATTGATTTTGATTTAGTGATGAAATTTAACATTAAGGGTAAAGAGTTTACAAAGATTGTAGATACCATTAGAGTTGTGAGGAACTTTTCTATTAGAGCTAAAGAAACCCGAGCCTTGCCCTTTGAACATCAATTACCTTTTCATTACCCCATTTCTAAGGGTTCGGTTTCCTACTATTTGAATACTAAAATGGATATAGCCCGGGCCGTAGACACCGGTGATACCGATAAGTTAGTTATACTGCCGGGCAGAGATATGGAGCTAATTATGAAAGCCTTGGAAAGCCTTGGCTTCAGAGAAAAAATAGGTTCAGGAAAGATTGGGAAATATGGACAAGAGTTTGAATATTACCCGTCAGCTTATTTTGAAAATACTATAAAAGAATTAGAAATTAAGTTTTATAAAGATGAGCACAATCTAAAAATGTTCCTGGAGTTAGAACTAACCGGAGGTTATTTTAAACACGGCACGGAACATCATACAGAGTTCACATTACCGTCAGGCTTGCTGGCAGAGGGTTCAGTAGAAAAAACAGCCCGGTATATTGAAGAATTTCTTGAAAATGAACTTAACTATGCAGCACAAGAAGGGCCAATTAGAGTTCCAAGTTATCAAAATTATCATCATCACCGGCAGCATGGCCACGGAGGTTTTGGCTTTGGAGGTTTCATGGGCGGTATAGTCACCGGAATGTTGGGTGCTGCCATGCTGGACAGTTTGTTCAATGAAGAAAATGAAGCAGGTGACGAAATTGCTTCCAATGAAGAATTAGACGCAGGCGGCGGTGAAGAGGATGGCGGCGGTTTACTAGACTTTGGGGATTTTGGAGATTTTGGGGACTTTGGAGATGATATATTCTAG
- a CDS encoding MerR family transcriptional regulator, translated as MKKYRIGEIAELAGVSKRTVDYYTKLGLLKPVPSDTKYRYYCDEALIRLRLIDGLKKQRLTLEEIKERLNLLDNLPIHDINEFKSESVSITFIKEQIIYLEDRLTELQPALANLGPGQTALTKQMLLQSMTLVQTLILYINQIASMV; from the coding sequence TTGAAAAAATACAGAATCGGTGAAATTGCTGAATTGGCCGGAGTAAGTAAACGGACCGTTGACTATTACACTAAACTTGGCTTGTTAAAACCGGTACCTTCAGATACTAAGTACAGGTATTATTGTGATGAAGCCCTTATCCGGCTGAGACTGATTGATGGCTTAAAAAAACAGAGACTTACACTTGAAGAAATTAAAGAAAGACTTAACCTTCTGGACAATCTCCCAATACATGATATTAATGAATTTAAGTCTGAGTCAGTAAGCATTACCTTTATAAAAGAACAAATTATATACTTAGAAGACCGGCTTACAGAGCTACAGCCTGCGTTAGCCAACCTTGGGCCCGGGCAAACCGCATTAACAAAACAAATGTTACTCCAGAGCATGACTTTAGTCCAAACCTTAATACTTTACATTAATCAGATAGCATCTATGGTGTAA
- a CDS encoding sodium:calcium antiporter has product MVTVLYLIGGLALILFGAELFTNSIEWLGKKLRLSEGAVGSVLAAVGTALPESMIPIIAFLSDTGDASEEIGIGAILGAPFMLATLALAITGIAALVYKVGGKKREYMLIDSSVMKRDLSFFLIVYSLAILAAFLPRGIKPVVAIGIIIVYLFYVKRTLKGGNTMEEAELKPLYFAKREANPSSLLVVIQVAASLGGIIIGAHLFVDGINHIADIFNISPFVLSIFIAPVATELPEKFNSIIWVKQGKDTLALGNITGAMVFQSSIIPAFGIVFTPWILSELAVISALFALAGAGIVYLSVTMRKVIQPTTLVFNGIFYLAFIAAAITI; this is encoded by the coding sequence ATGGTTACAGTGCTTTACTTGATAGGCGGCCTTGCTCTGATACTCTTTGGTGCTGAATTATTTACCAACAGTATAGAGTGGTTAGGTAAAAAGCTAAGACTTTCGGAAGGTGCCGTTGGAAGCGTACTCGCTGCGGTGGGTACAGCTTTACCCGAGTCTATGATTCCCATTATTGCATTTCTGTCTGATACCGGGGATGCGTCCGAGGAAATCGGCATCGGGGCGATCTTAGGAGCACCGTTTATGCTGGCCACCCTGGCCTTAGCCATTACAGGAATTGCTGCCTTAGTATATAAGGTCGGTGGTAAAAAGAGAGAATACATGTTAATTGATTCTTCTGTAATGAAGCGGGATCTTAGTTTCTTCTTAATTGTATACTCATTAGCTATATTGGCGGCCTTTTTACCCCGGGGCATCAAACCGGTGGTAGCCATTGGTATAATCATTGTCTACCTTTTTTATGTGAAGCGTACCTTAAAAGGTGGAAATACGATGGAGGAGGCTGAACTAAAGCCCCTTTATTTTGCCAAAAGAGAAGCCAATCCAAGTTCCTTGTTAGTTGTGATCCAGGTAGCTGCCTCACTTGGGGGGATTATTATTGGTGCTCATTTATTCGTCGACGGTATTAACCATATAGCTGATATCTTTAATATTTCACCATTTGTATTATCCATTTTTATCGCACCGGTTGCTACAGAACTTCCGGAGAAATTTAACAGCATCATTTGGGTTAAGCAGGGTAAGGACACCCTTGCTTTAGGAAACATTACCGGAGCAATGGTATTCCAGAGTTCGATAATTCCTGCTTTTGGTATTGTTTTTACACCCTGGATACTTTCCGAACTGGCTGTAATCAGTGCACTTTTTGCTCTGGCCGGAGCAGGGATAGTTTATTTATCCGTAACAATGAGGAAGGTAATTCAACCAACTACCCTGGTGTTTAACGGTATATTTTACCTGGCATTTATAGCAGCTGCAATTACTATTTAG
- a CDS encoding Ger(x)C family spore germination protein, which produces MLKNSRFGCGILVLLLLLTLVSSGCGSKYEPDELSYVLLIGIDHGAENLLRVSYLIANPQSMAGGEGGGTGGGSDKQTDSPIVTVESPSLYASMNLVNTFIGRKISLMHAKGIIFSEAMARDGSMVKLIRTLLQFRETRGTAFVAVSKEKPEEILKKMKPLLEVNPAKYIELLAATQKYTGFIPSEKLQDFYNELKVEGINPISMVIAESNEKLPPHTGQSEYRTEGSYEAGRLIKKGGVELEAIGAAAFKDDKMVGELNGDETIIYSMFRGKFERSVFSVKDPMDPKSVLSMDVSQARKPRIKVKLLEEGAVIDAKLSLEGNVLGALSTIDYGLPQNRPVLEKAFANKIQKEADALVAKTQQEFKSDIMGFGMKARRLVLTEKEWQELNWPVLYETAVVNVEVDYKIRRTGTIFRTMPSVNSEQGVHEGENLR; this is translated from the coding sequence GTGTTAAAAAATAGCAGGTTTGGCTGTGGTATATTAGTATTATTGTTATTACTTACCCTTGTTTCTTCAGGCTGCGGTAGCAAATATGAGCCTGACGAATTGTCTTATGTACTGCTAATCGGGATAGACCATGGTGCCGAAAACTTGCTGCGAGTATCCTACCTTATAGCCAATCCCCAAAGTATGGCCGGAGGAGAAGGTGGCGGCACTGGCGGCGGCAGCGATAAGCAAACTGATTCACCAATCGTAACGGTAGAGTCTCCGAGTCTGTACGCTTCCATGAATCTGGTCAATACCTTTATAGGTAGAAAAATTTCTCTAATGCATGCCAAAGGGATCATATTTTCCGAAGCGATGGCCAGAGACGGCTCAATGGTAAAACTTATCAGAACACTGCTTCAGTTTAGGGAAACCAGGGGAACTGCTTTTGTGGCAGTTTCTAAAGAGAAACCGGAAGAAATTCTTAAAAAGATGAAACCTTTACTTGAAGTAAACCCGGCTAAATACATAGAATTACTGGCTGCTACGCAAAAATATACAGGCTTTATTCCCAGTGAAAAACTGCAGGACTTTTATAACGAACTGAAAGTTGAAGGTATTAATCCAATATCTATGGTAATTGCCGAATCTAATGAGAAGCTGCCGCCCCATACCGGTCAGAGTGAATACAGAACAGAAGGAAGTTATGAAGCCGGGCGGCTGATTAAAAAGGGTGGGGTAGAACTTGAAGCCATAGGAGCCGCTGCCTTTAAGGATGATAAAATGGTCGGAGAATTGAACGGTGATGAAACTATTATATACTCTATGTTTCGTGGTAAATTTGAAAGAAGTGTTTTTTCTGTTAAAGACCCAATGGATCCTAAGAGCGTTCTTTCCATGGATGTCTCTCAGGCAAGGAAACCCCGAATAAAAGTTAAGTTGTTAGAGGAGGGTGCTGTCATTGATGCCAAGTTAAGTTTAGAGGGAAATGTCTTAGGGGCTCTCAGTACCATTGATTATGGACTGCCCCAAAACAGGCCGGTTTTAGAAAAAGCCTTTGCCAATAAAATTCAAAAGGAGGCGGATGCACTGGTTGCAAAAACACAGCAGGAGTTTAAGTCTGATATTATGGGCTTTGGTATGAAGGCCAGGCGCCTGGTCCTAACTGAAAAGGAGTGGCAGGAGCTGAACTGGCCTGTTTTATATGAAACCGCCGTGGTAAACGTGGAGGTAGATTATAAAATCAGAAGAACCGGTACAATCTTCCGTACTATGCCTTCTGTCAATTCTGAACAGGGTGTTCACGAGGGGGAAAACTTGCGGTGA
- a CDS encoding GerAB/ArcD/ProY family transporter — protein sequence MMLEKIKLGQSEAIALIATAISTKVFLAYPAIIAGYGGSAAWMIVLLSGLITLFFFSFIAKFLERFPNQSFPEIVENVTGQYFGVLIVIAVLFPWLFDLSLGLRRFSEMIIIVALPETPISIITLTLVFAAGVVAYLGIKTIAGACYLSFPFALGAILLIVLLTYPSWNLDWLFPPLGKGISQILTYGTLCTSDFIELNFLYLLPLIFYSRQIKSIGYKSIVISMLIFLTMVLTYTLTFPSVIGEEPYLPLYKMARSVYLGRFLQRIEAIFVFFWVFSGYLWEAAGIYGFCYVFTNLLKLPDYRPLILPTIIIMCSLAFIPSSLPDTVLIANNVFGEFAFIPFFGIPALLLILAIIRKKGDKAGVKK from the coding sequence ATGATGCTCGAAAAGATCAAGCTCGGACAGAGTGAAGCTATTGCTTTAATAGCAACTGCCATTTCTACTAAAGTCTTTTTAGCCTACCCGGCCATTATCGCCGGTTATGGAGGCAGTGCTGCCTGGATGATTGTTCTTCTTTCCGGCCTCATTACTTTGTTTTTTTTCAGCTTTATTGCTAAGTTTTTAGAGCGCTTTCCAAACCAGTCCTTTCCTGAAATTGTTGAAAATGTGACAGGGCAATATTTCGGAGTCCTTATAGTTATAGCTGTATTATTTCCCTGGCTCTTTGATTTATCTTTAGGTTTAAGAAGATTTTCGGAAATGATTATCATAGTGGCCCTGCCTGAAACACCTATTAGTATAATAACGCTAACTTTGGTATTTGCTGCAGGAGTTGTGGCATACCTGGGTATAAAAACAATTGCCGGCGCCTGCTATCTTTCTTTTCCATTTGCACTGGGAGCTATTCTATTGATAGTGCTGTTAACTTACCCCAGCTGGAATTTAGATTGGTTATTTCCCCCTTTGGGCAAAGGAATAAGTCAAATTCTAACATATGGTACCTTGTGCACTTCAGATTTCATAGAGCTAAATTTTTTATATTTATTACCTTTAATATTTTATTCCAGGCAGATCAAAAGTATCGGATATAAAAGTATTGTAATTTCAATGCTGATATTCTTAACGATGGTTTTGACCTACACACTTACTTTCCCCTCCGTAATAGGAGAGGAGCCCTATCTACCCCTGTATAAGATGGCCCGGAGTGTTTATTTAGGCAGGTTTTTACAGCGTATAGAAGCAATTTTTGTATTTTTTTGGGTTTTTAGCGGTTACCTCTGGGAAGCTGCCGGCATTTACGGCTTTTGCTATGTATTTACAAATCTGCTAAAGCTGCCAGATTATCGACCGCTTATTTTACCCACAATCATAATTATGTGCTCGTTGGCTTTTATCCCGTCAAGTTTGCCTGATACTGTTTTAATAGCTAATAATGTTTTCGGAGAATTTGCGTTCATTCCCTTTTTTGGTATACCGGCACTGCTGTTAATTTTGGCAATAATTCGTAAAAAGGGGGACAAAGCCGGTGTTAAAAAATAG
- a CDS encoding spore germination protein — translation MNLKDLVTKIFGYNGPPSYETFSLKETEQEEELASDGEDSGNAVTGKQSERKVKKPKKAGEFKKTTKDQITEWVIQADLKINKERIETLFHIPLNKDVVIREFKLASTPPLNAFLVFMEGMSDKNVINNSILKPLMLMSNLEPVNGIKLDTCKKVLQNYLPSNQVEILIEYKDVVTSVTAGATVIFFEGASCCIAAETKGYQHRSVEAARTEQVVQGPQEGFVENLRSNTALIRRIIHSEHLITEFQQLGKRNNSNVAIMYLKNLANPKLIKEVKRRISGIKADYVPETGILEEFIEDHPFSLIPQTIKTERPDRVASMLVEGKVAIIVDNTPFVMVVPGTLFDFLHSPEDHYVRFVYGFWLRLIRVAAVFLTMLLPAFYVAIATFHQEMIPTDLLLSITASKERVPFPTIVELLLMELAFELVREAGVRVPGVIGPTLGIVGTLILGQAAVSASIVSPILIIVVAVTGLSSYAIPNYAASFGFRFMRFIFIFLAAGLGFFGISTGLFLLLCLLLSMKSFGVPYLAPIAPRTVPGTDLLARAPAWNQDIRPDYLQPLDVRRQPRLSRIWTKNKWPADQAEEGGENDARKDQARTE, via the coding sequence ATGAATCTGAAAGATTTGGTTACAAAAATCTTTGGCTATAACGGGCCTCCTAGCTATGAAACTTTTTCTCTTAAGGAAACAGAGCAGGAGGAAGAGCTGGCATCTGACGGTGAAGACAGTGGAAATGCTGTTACCGGTAAACAATCTGAGCGAAAAGTAAAAAAGCCTAAAAAGGCAGGCGAGTTTAAGAAGACAACCAAGGATCAGATAACTGAGTGGGTAATTCAAGCTGACTTAAAAATAAATAAAGAACGTATTGAGACATTATTTCATATACCCTTAAACAAAGACGTGGTAATCCGTGAATTTAAACTGGCCAGCACACCCCCGCTGAATGCATTTTTAGTTTTTATGGAGGGTATGTCGGATAAAAACGTGATAAACAATTCTATTCTTAAACCTCTGATGCTTATGTCCAATTTGGAACCGGTAAATGGCATAAAGCTGGATACCTGTAAAAAAGTTTTGCAAAACTATTTACCCAGTAATCAAGTAGAAATATTAATTGAATATAAAGATGTGGTCACTTCTGTTACTGCGGGGGCTACAGTAATCTTTTTTGAAGGTGCCTCCTGCTGCATAGCTGCTGAAACTAAAGGTTATCAACACCGTAGTGTGGAAGCGGCCCGAACCGAACAGGTTGTGCAGGGCCCCCAGGAGGGGTTCGTGGAGAACCTGCGGTCGAATACAGCGTTAATTCGCAGGATTATCCACTCAGAACATCTGATAACTGAATTTCAGCAGTTAGGGAAACGTAATAACAGTAACGTTGCTATTATGTATTTAAAAAATCTTGCTAACCCGAAACTTATAAAAGAAGTAAAAAGACGTATTTCCGGTATTAAGGCTGATTATGTTCCTGAAACCGGAATACTGGAAGAGTTTATTGAGGATCACCCCTTTTCTTTAATCCCGCAGACCATTAAGACCGAGCGCCCCGACCGGGTTGCCTCGATGCTGGTAGAAGGGAAAGTAGCAATTATAGTTGACAATACTCCTTTTGTAATGGTGGTACCGGGAACTCTTTTCGATTTTTTGCACAGCCCCGAGGATCATTATGTACGTTTTGTATATGGCTTCTGGCTCAGGCTCATTCGGGTGGCAGCAGTATTTTTGACCATGCTGCTTCCGGCTTTTTATGTAGCTATTGCTACATTTCACCAGGAAATGATTCCTACTGATCTTTTATTGTCCATTACCGCCTCTAAAGAGCGCGTACCCTTTCCAACTATTGTTGAGCTGCTTTTAATGGAATTAGCCTTTGAGCTGGTGCGCGAGGCAGGAGTCCGTGTACCGGGGGTAATCGGGCCGACCCTGGGAATAGTGGGTACTTTAATTCTTGGACAGGCTGCAGTTTCAGCCTCCATAGTCAGCCCGATTTTAATTATTGTTGTAGCAGTAACCGGCCTGTCTTCCTATGCTATTCCCAATTACGCTGCCTCTTTTGGCTTCAGGTTTATGCGTTTTATCTTCATCTTTCTGGCTGCGGGCCTGGGCTTTTTTGGTATTTCTACAGGGTTATTTTTGCTTTTATGCCTACTGCTCAGTATGAAGTCCTTCGGAGTGCCTTACTTGGCCCCAATCGCGCCCAGAACAGTTCCCGGCACTGACTTACTGGCACGCGCGCCGGCATGGAATCAAGATATTCGGCCCGACTATCTGCAACCCCTGGATGTACGTCGCCAGCCACGTTTAAGCCGAATATGGACAAAAAATAAATGGCCGGCAGACCAGGCTGAGGAGGGCGGTGAGAATGATGCTCGAAAAGATCAAGCTCGGACAGAGTGA
- a CDS encoding potassium channel family protein produces the protein MKKSVLVIGVGSFGRGVIEGLYENGHDIFAIDANEEALNDVRDMIVSGAILDVGENEEDLIRIVGDKNFDEAVVGMSEDFEGTLIATHILKEAGVTVSVKASTKRRGNVLLKMGADRVVFPERDIGRRLAHFISNDTVIDLLELPRGFVVEQMEVGTGFIGHTTAELDIPRRFGIYILLIYRNNETIQPRASTVLNSGDNIVVFGRRDMMRAFVKENFKDKSNEIF, from the coding sequence ATGAAGAAATCGGTTTTAGTAATTGGTGTTGGAAGTTTTGGTCGTGGTGTAATAGAAGGTCTTTATGAAAATGGGCATGATATCTTTGCAATAGATGCTAATGAAGAAGCTTTAAATGATGTTCGTGACATGATAGTTTCAGGTGCAATACTTGACGTGGGAGAGAATGAAGAAGATTTAATCCGGATTGTTGGTGATAAGAATTTTGATGAAGCAGTAGTAGGGATGAGTGAGGATTTTGAAGGAACCTTAATTGCTACGCATATTCTTAAAGAGGCAGGAGTTACTGTATCTGTAAAAGCCTCCACAAAAAGACGGGGCAATGTACTACTAAAAATGGGTGCCGACCGCGTGGTATTTCCTGAAAGAGATATCGGCAGGAGATTGGCTCATTTTATTTCCAACGATACTGTCATAGACCTTTTGGAATTACCCCGGGGTTTTGTAGTAGAACAAATGGAGGTTGGTACCGGCTTTATAGGGCACACTACTGCTGAGTTGGATATTCCCAGGCGCTTTGGAATTTATATATTATTAATTTACAGAAACAATGAAACTATTCAGCCGCGAGCTTCAACTGTGCTAAATTCAGGAGATAATATAGTTGTTTTTGGACGTAGAGATATGATGCGTGCATTTGTAAAAGAGAATTTTAAAGATAAGAGTAATGAGATATTTTAA
- a CDS encoding TrkH family potassium uptake protein: protein MIKRLRPGQLLVAGYSTVGLIGTVLLMLPWASSVEGSSTFLQALFTAISALTATGLTVVATGTHWTLFGQTVILILIQIGGLGLMVITTIFLILLGMRIQLGLRYLIVQDRNHFNVAGVLRLVKSVVKLTLTIEGIGAVLIALLAPGVWNNGLLEGLFFVLFHTVSAFNGAGFDLTGQSLEPFRNYPGLYLVFISLILLGSLGYVVLQELLIQRRWHKPSLHSRLVLWVTGIITLLGSTCYFFTEYNDSMARLPLENKIVESLFQSVTRTAGFTSVPISNWSEPFIFLMILMMFIGASPGSVGGGIKTTTIGTIVLAVWAIARGKKEVVIMEREISSESVNKAFTVTIIALILVCTSTFILMIIEKLPFLPVLFEVVSAFATVGLSLGITQQLSSIGQILIILLMFVGRIGVLSLVIFLAKQEYRRLRYMKEEILIG from the coding sequence ATGATTAAGAGACTAAGACCCGGCCAGTTATTAGTGGCCGGCTATAGTACCGTTGGTCTGATAGGAACGGTTTTACTCATGCTCCCGTGGGCATCATCTGTGGAGGGTTCAAGTACTTTTTTACAAGCTCTGTTTACTGCTATTTCAGCTTTAACAGCAACCGGACTTACAGTGGTGGCAACAGGTACCCATTGGACATTATTTGGACAGACAGTGATTCTGATCTTAATACAGATCGGTGGTCTGGGACTTATGGTTATAACAACCATATTCCTGATACTTCTTGGAATGAGAATCCAACTGGGACTCAGATATCTCATCGTCCAAGACCGTAATCATTTTAATGTTGCGGGTGTACTTCGACTTGTGAAAAGTGTTGTTAAACTGACACTGACCATTGAAGGTATCGGGGCTGTTCTGATTGCGCTATTAGCACCGGGTGTATGGAATAACGGTTTATTGGAAGGCCTTTTTTTTGTACTTTTTCACACAGTAAGCGCTTTTAACGGGGCCGGTTTTGACTTAACGGGACAAAGCCTGGAGCCGTTCCGTAATTATCCGGGCCTATATTTAGTGTTTATATCATTAATTTTACTGGGAAGCCTTGGCTACGTTGTGCTGCAGGAACTGCTGATACAACGCCGGTGGCATAAACCAAGCCTTCATAGCCGTTTAGTATTATGGGTTACCGGTATAATTACACTATTAGGCAGTACTTGTTATTTTTTTACTGAGTATAACGATTCCATGGCAAGGCTTCCTTTGGAAAATAAAATTGTCGAAAGTTTATTTCAATCTGTAACCAGAACGGCAGGTTTTACTTCTGTACCTATTTCAAACTGGAGTGAGCCCTTTATCTTTTTAATGATATTAATGATGTTTATTGGAGCCAGTCCGGGCTCAGTTGGCGGGGGCATTAAAACTACAACTATAGGTACAATCGTACTTGCTGTTTGGGCAATTGCCCGGGGGAAAAAAGAAGTGGTTATAATGGAACGTGAAATTTCATCGGAAAGTGTAAATAAGGCTTTTACTGTTACGATCATTGCACTAATTCTGGTATGTACCAGTACTTTTATCTTAATGATTATAGAAAAACTTCCGTTTCTACCGGTTTTATTTGAAGTAGTTTCTGCTTTTGCAACGGTTGGTCTGTCACTGGGAATTACACAGCAGTTATCTTCTATTGGACAAATATTAATTATTTTATTAATGTTTGTGGGGAGGATTGGGGTTTTATCACTGGTTATTTTTTTAGCAAAGCAGGAGTACCGGCGTTTACGCTATATGAAAGAAGAGATTCTAATTGGTTAG